The proteins below come from a single Alkaliphilus sp. B6464 genomic window:
- the clpX gene encoding ATP-dependent Clp protease ATP-binding subunit ClpX, protein MTKVDDKCQFCGNHSDEYFPVLVQLGEGVANACRSCAIKIGIIEPSKEELLGGFEISSPKEIYNIIDEFVIGHKKAKKTLATEIFKHYLRLLNEDWLIENNKRVKKSNILMLGPTGVGKTYLAQTLANSIGVPFAIADATTLTETGYVGEDVENIIHTLLMQCDFDVKKAEVGIVYIDEIDKLAMKGENMSLTRDVSGEGVQEGLLKLLEGHKVRVPANGGRKHPQQQMIEVDTSNILFIAGGAFTGIEDIVKRRIKGKKELGFGANVSSNNVNYSDSEIRKMISVDDLLKYGFKREFVGRFPKIASLEYLEAEDLINILKARHGVLEEYEAIFELMNKKLFITNEALLEIANKALERETGARALKSIMEEIMEDILFEAPSEDAIEYIISDNDIKKFYNESLIKIA, encoded by the coding sequence TTGACAAAAGTAGATGATAAATGTCAATTTTGTGGAAATCATAGTGATGAATATTTTCCTGTTTTAGTACAGTTAGGAGAAGGAGTTGCCAATGCATGTAGGAGTTGTGCTATTAAAATAGGGATTATTGAACCTTCTAAAGAAGAATTGTTAGGAGGATTTGAAATCAGTTCACCAAAGGAAATTTACAATATTATAGATGAATTTGTTATTGGCCATAAGAAAGCAAAAAAAACTTTGGCGACTGAAATATTTAAACATTATCTTCGCTTATTAAATGAAGATTGGTTAATTGAAAATAATAAGAGAGTAAAAAAGAGTAATATTTTAATGCTAGGACCAACTGGTGTTGGAAAAACTTATTTAGCACAAACTCTTGCTAATTCAATAGGAGTACCTTTCGCAATTGCCGATGCAACAACCCTTACAGAAACGGGCTATGTTGGTGAAGATGTTGAAAATATTATACACACATTACTTATGCAATGTGATTTTGATGTTAAAAAAGCAGAAGTAGGTATTGTTTATATTGACGAAATAGATAAATTAGCAATGAAGGGTGAGAACATGTCCCTTACTCGTGATGTAAGTGGAGAAGGTGTTCAGGAAGGACTCCTTAAACTCTTGGAAGGGCATAAGGTTAGAGTTCCTGCAAACGGAGGAAGAAAACATCCTCAACAACAAATGATTGAGGTGGACACCTCTAACATTTTGTTTATTGCAGGAGGAGCATTTACTGGTATAGAAGATATTGTAAAAAGAAGAATAAAAGGTAAAAAAGAATTAGGCTTCGGGGCTAATGTTTCTTCTAATAATGTTAATTATAGTGATAGTGAAATTAGAAAAATGATTTCAGTGGATGATCTTTTAAAATATGGATTCAAAAGAGAGTTTGTTGGAAGATTCCCTAAAATAGCAAGTCTTGAATACTTAGAGGCTGAAGATTTAATTAATATTCTAAAAGCAAGACATGGCGTATTAGAAGAATATGAGGCTATTTTTGAACTAATGAATAAAAAACTATTTATTACCAATGAGGCCTTACTTGAAATAGCCAACAAAGCACTTGAAAGAGAAACAGGTGCTAGAGCATTAAAAAGCATTATGGAAGAAATTATGGAAGATATATTATTTGAGGCTCCATCGGAAGATGCTATTGAGTATATTATTTCAGACAATGATATAAAGAAATTCTATAACGAATCTTTAATAAAAATCGCTTAA
- a CDS encoding 5'-3' exonuclease produces the protein MNKTVLIIDGTNIMHRNHFAYPEALTDGKGNRTGAIFGTIKHLKKFADELKPIQMYICTDISRNTFRTDIYSEYKATRGETDPALKAQMPLLEEFCEYANIPYLKMQGFEADDLIGSLAKNTAKFGFNPVVISGDKDVFQLIDEDINVMYVSQKGLVKYDLEQLKEKYSGLTPEQFLELKALMGDKSDNIPGVPNVGEKTGIKLLKEFGSIDEIYNRIDELKGKQRERLIENRDIAYLSKKLATIVTDLDLDYNNYFEVLTEIDFSFNNNEVQEFFKRLNIEQIK, from the coding sequence ATGAATAAAACGGTACTAATAATAGATGGAACAAATATTATGCATAGAAATCATTTTGCTTATCCAGAGGCTCTTACTGATGGCAAAGGAAATAGAACAGGGGCTATATTCGGAACAATAAAGCATTTAAAGAAGTTTGCAGATGAACTTAAACCTATTCAAATGTATATATGCACCGACATAAGTCGTAATACATTTAGGACAGATATTTATAGTGAATATAAGGCAACTAGAGGAGAAACGGACCCTGCACTTAAAGCACAAATGCCATTGCTTGAGGAATTTTGTGAATATGCAAATATTCCTTATCTTAAAATGCAGGGATTTGAGGCTGATGACTTGATAGGCTCTCTTGCTAAAAATACAGCAAAGTTTGGTTTTAATCCTGTTGTTATTTCAGGTGATAAAGATGTATTTCAATTAATAGATGAAGATATTAATGTAATGTATGTTTCTCAAAAAGGACTTGTAAAATATGACTTAGAACAACTTAAAGAAAAGTATAGTGGTTTAACTCCAGAACAATTTTTAGAACTTAAAGCATTAATGGGAGATAAATCTGACAACATTCCCGGTGTGCCGAATGTGGGAGAGAAAACAGGTATTAAACTATTAAAAGAATTTGGAAGCATTGATGAAATATACAATCGTATTGATGAATTAAAAGGAAAGCAAAGAGAAAGATTGATTGAGAATAGAGATATTGCATATCTATCTAAAAAACTTGCTACAATTGTTACAGATCTTGATTTAGATTACAATAACTACTTTGAAGTGCTGACCGAAATTGATTTTTCTTTTAATAATAACGAAGTACAAGAGTTCTTTAAGAGATTAAATATCGAACAGATTAAATAA
- a CDS encoding DHH family phosphoesterase: protein MNIHNQIVNLKAAAEGKRVLVIGHKITDVDSYISSILMANLLKKEGVNAKAILLIDYNNVDDITKLVVEKLRCEKLDREDVFDSDLLFLVDHNNPFESYKEARPNQIIGIVDHHQDEKTNAIFKRVEAAGSTTKIIYDIYNELKYELSYEDKIKILYSLAVDTCALMSSKAKNEDKELAQKLIKELNISMDTIKKDTIFETDLSKSPYGLLKNGFKEYDINGLRIGSCYVEYFGDTYEKIKKIDKIMKEMKKIVLNDVNFNGYVLIFKDFQMGKTRVYNIYNKKIIKMTFNYIASRGSTIMPIVREDITMHNLKPSKKLDFT from the coding sequence ATGAATATACACAATCAGATTGTAAATTTAAAAGCAGCAGCAGAAGGAAAACGAGTTCTTGTAATTGGGCATAAGATCACAGATGTTGATTCTTATATATCTTCAATATTGATGGCTAATCTATTAAAGAAAGAAGGAGTCAATGCTAAAGCCATACTTCTCATAGATTATAATAATGTAGATGATATAACAAAATTGGTAGTGGAAAAATTAAGGTGTGAAAAATTAGATAGAGAAGATGTATTTGACAGTGATTTACTGTTTTTAGTAGATCATAATAATCCATTTGAATCTTATAAAGAGGCTAGACCTAATCAAATAATAGGGATAGTAGATCACCATCAAGATGAGAAGACAAATGCAATCTTTAAGAGAGTCGAGGCAGCAGGTTCTACAACAAAGATAATTTACGACATATATAATGAGTTGAAATATGAACTGAGTTATGAAGATAAGATTAAGATTTTATATTCATTGGCAGTAGATACTTGTGCATTAATGAGTAGTAAGGCTAAAAATGAAGATAAAGAATTGGCTCAAAAGTTGATTAAAGAATTAAACATAAGTATGGACACAATAAAAAAAGATACGATCTTTGAAACAGATCTTTCTAAATCTCCTTATGGTTTATTAAAAAATGGTTTTAAAGAATATGATATTAATGGACTTAGAATCGGATCCTGTTATGTAGAGTATTTTGGAGATACTTATGAAAAAATAAAAAAAATAGATAAAATAATGAAAGAAATGAAAAAGATTGTCTTAAACGATGTAAACTTTAATGGATATGTATTAATATTTAAAGATTTTCAAATGGGAAAAACTAGGGTCTATAATATTTACAATAAAAAAATTATAAAAATGACGTTTAATTATATAGCCTCTAGAGGCTCAACAATAATGCCAATAGTGAGAGAAGATATAACAATGCATAATCTAAAGCCTTCTAAAAAACTTGATTTCACATAA
- a CDS encoding flagellar basal body-associated FliL family protein yields MSKLREKKELNKGLIALLTGLILGVIAIIVTIVLILYKEPIENFIASRSNPSPVTTNMAYDIDKERLSSPIEITTNLKTEESYEKHYVSTSIVVSTSNRIEFMKILTSETYLLDVCTSFMNNISYNEILSITSDQLKEMLKTEIESKLQIQVNNVYITKYLIQ; encoded by the coding sequence ATGTCTAAATTGAGAGAAAAAAAGGAACTCAACAAGGGACTAATAGCACTATTAACTGGTTTAATATTAGGAGTAATAGCCATAATTGTTACTATAGTATTGATTTTATATAAAGAACCAATAGAGAACTTCATTGCTAGTAGGTCTAATCCAAGCCCAGTTACTACAAACATGGCTTATGATATTGATAAGGAAAGGCTATCTAGCCCTATAGAAATCACAACAAATTTAAAGACTGAAGAAAGTTATGAAAAACACTATGTTAGCACCTCAATTGTAGTTTCAACCTCGAACAGGATAGAATTTATGAAAATATTAACATCTGAAACTTATTTGTTAGATGTTTGCACTTCTTTTATGAACAATATCTCTTATAATGAAATTCTAAGCATAACATCTGATCAATTAAAAGAAATGTTGAAAACAGAAATAGAGAGTAAATTACAGATACAAGTTAACAATGTCTACATAACAAAATATTTAATTCAGTAA
- a CDS encoding nucleoside 2-deoxyribosyltransferase domain-containing protein, translating into MKKVFLGGTCNGSEWRDFFIKMLTIDYFNPVVENWTEECIQEEIKQREECDYCLYVITPKMIGVYSIAEVVDDSNKRPEKTIFCLLTYEKDRTTFTNEQWKSLNQVGKMVEKNGGKYFTELYEVAKYLNSKSKYITQFEDYM; encoded by the coding sequence ATGAAAAAAGTTTTTTTAGGTGGAACATGTAACGGAAGTGAATGGAGAGATTTTTTTATTAAAATGTTGACAATAGATTATTTTAATCCCGTAGTTGAGAATTGGACAGAAGAATGTATCCAAGAAGAAATAAAGCAAAGAGAAGAGTGTGATTATTGTTTATATGTTATAACTCCAAAAATGATAGGGGTTTACAGTATAGCAGAGGTAGTTGACGATAGTAATAAAAGACCAGAAAAAACAATATTTTGTTTACTGACTTATGAAAAAGATAGAACAACATTTACCAATGAACAATGGAAGTCCTTAAATCAAGTTGGTAAAATGGTTGAGAAAAATGGTGGAAAATATTTTACAGAACTGTACGAAGTGGCTAAATATCTGAACAGCAAGTCCAAGTATATAACGCAATTTGAAGATTATATGTAA